Genomic window (Candidatus Binataceae bacterium):
CCGGGATCCTTCGACTCGCGCAACGCTCGCTCAGGATGACAAAAAGACGATGCGCTGCTGCCGGAAAAGACCGTGCGGGCGCGGCCGGAAAAGACCATGCGGCCCTCGCCGGATCGGCACGGCGACCTCGCTCGAAAAAAAAGGGCCGGGCGATTGCAGATGGAACGGACCAACGAAGCCGGGGCGACTCAGAGAAATCGACACTGACGGGGGTGCGTTCGCCGCTTTCTGGCCGACCGTCCGCCGATTCGGGCTACTGCAGATTCGGATGCACGTCGTCGAGCGTGGCGCGGAGCCGGCTCACGATATAATCGATCTCCTCGGGACCGATCACGAATGGCGGCGTCACCATCACCGCGTCGCCGCCCGGCCGGGCCATCCCGGTCGCCGGGTAGACGAACAGCCCGCGTTTGAGCCCGGCCGCGACCACCCGGCTCGCAACCTTCATCGCCGGCGGATACGGCGCGCGCGAGGCGCGGTCGCGCACCACCTCGACGCCCCAGAACATCCCGGCGCCGCGGATGTCGCCGACCATCGGATGGCCCGAGAGCTCCTCCTTGAGCTGCGCACCGAGCCGCGCGCCAATCGCGGCCGCCCGTTCGACCAGCTGCTCGCGCTCCATTATCTCGAGCACGCGCTCGGCGACGGCGCAGGCGGTGGGATGCGAGCTGTAGGTGTAAAACATGAAGTCGGCGCCCTTTGCCTCGCACTGCTCGACCAGCTCCTCCCGCACCGCGATCATACCCATCGGCATGTAGCCGCCGGCGAGGCCCTTGCCGCCGACCAGGATGTCGGGGACCACGTTCCAATGGTCGACGGCGAAGCGCCGGCCGGTGCGTCCGAAGCCGGTCATCACCTCGTCGGCGATGAGCAGAACGCCGTGGCGGCGGCAGATCTCCGCCAGCCGCGGCCAGTATTCCTTGACCGGCGGCACCGAGCCGCCCGCCGATCCCATCATCGGTTCGGCGATGAACGCCGCGACCGTGTCCGCACCGTGGCGCACGATCTCGGCCTCGAGCGCATTGGCGCAATCGATGTCGCATCCGGGATAGGTCTTGTCCCACGGACATCGGTAACAGTACGAGGGTTTGATCTTCGGCCAATCGAACAGCACGTGCTCGTAGTCCGCGCGGCGCAGGCTGCCGCCGACCGAGAGCGCGGCGATCGAATTGCCGTGATAGGAGGCCTCGCGCGCGATTATCTTCGTGCGCTGCGGGCGGCCGTTGACCTTGTGATACATCAGCGCGAACTTGAGTGCCGCTTCGACCGCCTCGGAACCGCCGGACGTAAAGAAGAAGCGCGTGAGTCCCGGCGGAGTCCATCGCGCAAGCCGCTCGACCAGGCGCTGGCGCTGCGGCGTGGACCAGATCGGGACGACGTAGTTGGCGCGGCGGACCTCTTCGGCCATCAGTTGGGCGATTTCCTCGCGGCCTTGTCCGATGTTGGTCACGACTGCGCCGCCGGCGGCGTCGAGGATCTTCCTCCCATCGGCCGTGTGCAGCCAGGCGCCCTCGGCATGGTCGATCAGCAGCGGCTCGTAGGGGCCGCGGATGAACGTCAGCGGCAGCATCGAGGAATTCGGTGATTCGCGCAGCTCGGCCATGCTTACTCTCCTCGCCTCGACGATCGCGCCTTAGCGGATCGCGCCCTCGCCGCGCCAGCGTTCGATGTCGTGCTCGCCATAGCCGAGATCGGTGAGGACCTCGTCGGTATGCTGGCCGAGCTTGGGCGCGAGCGTGCGGATCGATCCGGGCGTCTCGGAAAGCTTGATCGAAATTCCGACCTGCTTCACCTTCTCGCCGGTCGGCGCTTCAACCTCGACCACCATGTTGCGCGCGCGGATTTGCGGATCGTGCTCGAGCTCGTCGAGCGTCAGCATCCGGCCCACGCAGATATCGGCCCTGGTCAGCACCTCCCACCATTCGTCGCGCGTTTTGGTTTTGAAGATTTCGGCGAAGCGCGCCTTGATCTCGTCGAAGCGGGCGCTGTTGTATTCGTCCTGGATATATTCTTCGGCGCCGAGCGCGCGACACAGATTGGCATAGAACCATGGCTCGACCGAGCCGATCGTGATGTATTTGCCGTCCTTGGTCAGGTAGAGGTTGTAGTACGGCGCTGAGCCGTCGAGCGTGGTCGCGCCGCGACGCGGGATCCATCCCTTGCCGAAATGGTTGGAGATCGCCTGCGCGATCAGCAGCATCGTTCCGTCCAGCATCGCGATATCCACATACTGCCCGCGGCCGGTCTGATGGCGCGCGAGCAGCGCCGCGAGCACGCCGATCGCCGCGTGCATCCCTCCGCCGGCATAGTCGGCAAGCAGATTCTGTGGAATCGTCGGCGCCTGGTCCTTGCGCCCGATCATCGAGAGCGCGCCCGCCTGCGCGATGTAGTTCAGATCGTGGCCGACGAAATCCCGATACGGCCCGGTCTGGCCAAAGCCGGTCACGGCGCAGTAGACGAGGCGCGGATTGCGCGCCGAAAGCATCGGGTAGTCGATCCCGAGCCGCTTGGCGACGCCCGGGCGGAATTCCTCGACCACGACGTCCGCGCGCTGCGCCAGGCGCAGAAAGATTTCGCGCCCCGGCCCGCTCTTAAGATTCAGTCCGATCGATTTCTTGTTGCGCCCGAGCGCGTTGAATGCCCCAAGACCGGTCCCGCGCCGCTCGGTCTTGCCCGAGGCCGCGGCCTGCTCGG
Coding sequences:
- a CDS encoding aspartate aminotransferase family protein, whose protein sequence is MAELRESPNSSMLPLTFIRGPYEPLLIDHAEGAWLHTADGRKILDAAGGAVVTNIGQGREEIAQLMAEEVRRANYVVPIWSTPQRQRLVERLARWTPPGLTRFFFTSGGSEAVEAALKFALMYHKVNGRPQRTKIIAREASYHGNSIAALSVGGSLRRADYEHVLFDWPKIKPSYCYRCPWDKTYPGCDIDCANALEAEIVRHGADTVAAFIAEPMMGSAGGSVPPVKEYWPRLAEICRRHGVLLIADEVMTGFGRTGRRFAVDHWNVVPDILVGGKGLAGGYMPMGMIAVREELVEQCEAKGADFMFYTYSSHPTACAVAERVLEIMEREQLVERAAAIGARLGAQLKEELSGHPMVGDIRGAGMFWGVEVVRDRASRAPYPPAMKVASRVVAAGLKRGLFVYPATGMARPGGDAVMVTPPFVIGPEEIDYIVSRLRATLDDVHPNLQ
- a CDS encoding CaiB/BaiF CoA-transferase family protein; translation: MASIAPLSGIKVIDLTKLAPGPHCTMILGDLGADIIKVEEPGPPTGRRAEQAAASGKTERRGTGLGAFNALGRNKKSIGLNLKSGPGREIFLRLAQRADVVVEEFRPGVAKRLGIDYPMLSARNPRLVYCAVTGFGQTGPYRDFVGHDLNYIAQAGALSMIGRKDQAPTIPQNLLADYAGGGMHAAIGVLAALLARHQTGRGQYVDIAMLDGTMLLIAQAISNHFGKGWIPRRGATTLDGSAPYYNLYLTKDGKYITIGSVEPWFYANLCRALGAEEYIQDEYNSARFDEIKARFAEIFKTKTRDEWWEVLTRADICVGRMLTLDELEHDPQIRARNMVVEVEAPTGEKVKQVGISIKLSETPGSIRTLAPKLGQHTDEVLTDLGYGEHDIERWRGEGAIR